Within the Catalinimonas niigatensis genome, the region GTACTTCATCCTCTAAAGCTGTGCGCCATTTTTCCAATAAAGGCCGCATGGCTGGATTATTTACCAGATTTTGTGTCTCCCACAGGTCATTTTCTATATCATAGAGATACTCAGCGGGACGGGGCTCAAACAAACTCTGCTGTAATGGATTAAGTTTATTGGCTGCTTCATCTTCTCGCATGTGCTGTTTGATCTCTCCTATCTCCATGTACCTGATGTATCTAACCTCTGGCATAAAGGGCATGAAGTTGCGCGAATACACATACCTACCGTCTGTAACTGTTCTTACCAAGTCAATACCGTTATCCGAACGGTCAGATGAGAGAAACAGCTTGTCTACCGGCTTATCCCTTTCCTTTCCTATCAGCACTCTTCCTTTCAGGTAGTCAGGTACTTTAGCACCTGCCAGACTGATCATACTGGGTGCCAGGTCTTCAAAACTTATGAGTTCGTCAGTGACTACCGCTGTTCCCCAGGGAGAGAGATGCTGGTACATGGGTGGAAACCAGACCACAAAGGGCACACGATAGCCTAAGTTGATGCCATTGGTTTTACCCCTGGGTATACCCTCTCCATGATCGGCATAAAAGAAAATGATGGTACTGTCCATCAGCTGATCACTTTTCAGGCGTGCCAGCAGTTCTCCTATATTAAGGTCGGTAAGCTTGATACTGTTGTACACTCTGGCAAACTGCTTTCTCATCTCAGGACTATCCCGATAAAAAGGGGGCATCTCAAAATCATTTTCTCCAATACGATCCTCTGCTGGTAGTTTGGCCAGCACCTCCTCTTGATACCACTCATAAGAGTGGGTCATGGTGCGCGACTGATGGGAGTCATTGTAGTTGAAAACTGCAAAGAAAGGCTGCCCCGACTTTCTGTTCCACCAGCCAGCCTCATTGGAACTTTCGTCCCAGGCTTCTTCTATAAACGCCTTCTCATCTTTGACATTATAATCTGTTTTGCTGTTGTTGGTCACATAGTATCCCTGCTGCTGCATAAAGTAGGGAAAGC harbors:
- a CDS encoding sulfatase family protein is translated as MMNKAVYLYLWLMRKEGRLVLLFSCCLLINSFSYAQQPNILWITIEDTSPQFIGCYGNQDARTPVIDQLAKEGVRFNNAFSTGTVCSPSRTAIITGVKTYKTGAGNHRSKYPIPDFIKGFPYFMQQQGYYVTNNSKTDYNVKDEKAFIEEAWDESSNEAGWWNRKSGQPFFAVFNYNDSHQSRTMTHSYEWYQEEVLAKLPAEDRIGENDFEMPPFYRDSPEMRKQFARVYNSIKLTDLNIGELLARLKSDQLMDSTIIFFYADHGEGIPRGKTNGINLGYRVPFVVWFPPMYQHLSPWGTAVVTDELISFEDLAPSMISLAGAKVPDYLKGRVLIGKERDKPVDKLFLSSDRSDNGIDLVRTVTDGRYVYSRNFMPFMPEVRYIRYMEIGEIKQHMREDEAANKLNPLQQSLFEPRPAEYLYDIENDLWETQNLVNNPAMRPLLEKWRTALEDEVLSSRDVLFLPEYALGLLSENITPYEFRLDKKQYPIKEIYAAASLSGKRTKDTANQQIKLLQSPDKIIRYWAITGGHKARLYLNPIRIN